Proteins encoded together in one Gouania willdenowi unplaced genomic scaffold, fGouWil2.1 scaffold_59_arrow_ctg1, whole genome shotgun sequence window:
- the LOC114460676 gene encoding protein BTG3-like: MRAEIAEVVSFLKSLVKLKNNVKAEKIDLFGKRLAVVLQEKFEGHWYPENPSKGQAYRCIRVNNLHQQDPELLRACRESGIKYSDLGLPWEITLWVDPGEVCGRYGENNFDFPVATLSKDTGKMVSEYHSDSSDEESKRSSPLTIPNRKCSNQTLNAAAPSWNPENMRSGMGASNPQPHNRTPIPWRNKLW, translated from the exons ATGAGGGCAGAGATTGCAGAGGTGGTGTCCTTCCTGAAAAGCCttgtcaaattaaaaaacaatgtgaaGGCGGAGAAAATTGATTTGTTTGGAAAGCGTCTGGCAGTGGTGCTGCAGGAGAAGTTTGAAGGACACTGGTACCCTGAAAACCCCAGCAAAGGCCAGGCATACAG gtgcatcagagtgaataatttacatcaACAGGACCCAGAGTTGCTGCGAGCCTGCAGGGAAAGTGGGATTAAATACAGTGACCTGGGGCTGCCATGGGAAATCACTCTGTGGGTTGATCCTGGAGAGGTTTGTGGAAG ATACGGAGAAAATAATTTCGACTTCCCAGTTGCCACATTGTCCAAAGACACGGGTAAAATGGTGTCTGAATACCACTCAGATTCTTCTGATGAGGAGAGCAAACGTTCCTCCCCCCTCACCATCCCCAACAGGAAGTGCTCTAACCAG ACTTTAAATGCAGCTGCTCCATCATGGAATCCTGAAAATATGAGGTCAGGAATGGGTGCCAGCAATCCACAGCCCCACAACAGAACCCCCATTCCTTGGAGAAACAAACTATGG